The Flavobacteriales bacterium genome window below encodes:
- the mreC gene encoding rod shape-determining protein MreC, with protein MRNLRLFIVKNYFFFLFLVFEIMSISLLVSYNDYQRSTFMNSSSTMVGYMMEKKSEFTEYFHLKDANLQLMEENAKLRSMLNESQYEKIKSNEYVLDSNKIPQYTYRAAKVINSTVQLQDNFMTINRGSNDGIRKDMGVTNGTSIVGFVKDVSPHYATIISVLNKNFVLSVKLQKTNDHGLINWEGIDDKTVVLKGITVDAPVEPGDTVVTKGSSARFPEGVLVGTVKEVYQKPGSMHHTIIVNLATDFSAVFHVYVIENHLRDEQMELEASIKNEVIKP; from the coding sequence ATGAGGAACCTGAGGCTGTTCATCGTCAAGAATTACTTCTTTTTCCTCTTCCTGGTCTTTGAGATCATGAGCATATCCTTATTGGTATCGTATAACGATTATCAACGAAGCACATTCATGAATTCTTCATCGACCATGGTTGGTTACATGATGGAAAAAAAATCGGAGTTCACCGAGTATTTCCATTTAAAAGATGCCAATCTGCAATTGATGGAAGAGAATGCCAAACTTCGTTCGATGCTGAATGAATCGCAATACGAAAAAATAAAATCGAACGAATACGTTCTCGACTCCAACAAAATTCCCCAATACACCTATCGCGCTGCTAAAGTGATAAACTCTACGGTTCAACTTCAGGATAATTTCATGACCATCAACCGCGGAAGTAATGATGGCATTCGCAAGGATATGGGTGTAACCAACGGAACTTCCATTGTAGGATTTGTAAAAGATGTTTCGCCACACTACGCAACAATTATTTCGGTACTCAATAAAAATTTCGTTTTATCAGTTAAACTTCAAAAGACCAACGATCACGGTTTGATCAACTGGGAAGGAATCGATGATAAAACCGTAGTGCTGAAAGGCATAACCGTAGATGCTCCCGTTGAACCCGGCGATACCGTGGTTACCAAAGGAAGTTCCGCCCGTTTTCCGGAAGGTGTTTTGGTGGGAACCGTAAAAGAAGTGTATCAAAAACCCGGATCGATGCACCACACCATCATTGTGAATTTAGCGACCGATTTCAGTGCTGTTTTCCATGTGTATGTAATCGAAAATCATTTACGTGATGAACAAATGGAACTGGAAGCTTCCATTAAAAACGAGGTAATAAAACCATGA
- a CDS encoding DedA family protein has protein sequence MGDELSYIGLFAGCFLSATIIPFASEAFVIAMFLGGFDPWMVVLVAGLGNWLGGMTNYGLGVLLDFHHLEKWFKLNPAKLEKFRNWVNRYGVWTALISWLPVLGDPLTLALGVFRVNVWWVAILSFTGKIVRYIVMALIYVYS, from the coding sequence GTGGGTGACGAATTAAGCTATATCGGTTTATTTGCAGGTTGTTTTCTTTCGGCAACCATTATTCCCTTTGCATCAGAAGCATTTGTTATTGCTATGTTTCTTGGGGGATTCGATCCCTGGATGGTGGTATTGGTGGCCGGTTTAGGCAATTGGCTGGGGGGTATGACCAATTATGGATTAGGCGTGCTGCTCGATTTTCATCATTTAGAAAAATGGTTTAAACTCAATCCCGCTAAACTGGAAAAATTCAGGAATTGGGTGAATCGATATGGAGTGTGGACCGCTCTGATTTCCTGGTTGCCCGTGCTGGGAGATCCATTAACGCTGGCACTTGGCGTGTTTCGAGTAAATGTCTGGTGGGTTGCTATTTTAAGTTTTACAGGTAAAATTGTCCGCTATATCGTAATGGCCCTCATTTATGTTTACAGTTGA
- a CDS encoding 16S rRNA (uracil(1498)-N(3))-methyltransferase produces MQLYFSNRRNDNMVLLDEEESAHATRVMRLKEGDEVFVTNGEGEIFQCRIAHIGKKEIAAQIENVSKGKDEKNKLHIAIAPTKNIDRFEWFLEKSVELGIGKITPLICDRSERKEVRTDRLNKILLAAMKQSNHTHLPLLCEAVSFKLLMAEIPEQERWIAHCAEGEKNHLYDGLNVQQNTLVMIGPEGDFSAREIEQAFQHHFKPVSLGESRLRTETAGVAVAAMFALKRDLLKANH; encoded by the coding sequence ATGCAACTCTATTTTTCCAATCGCAGAAATGATAATATGGTTCTTCTCGACGAAGAAGAATCAGCCCATGCCACCAGAGTGATGCGGTTAAAAGAAGGCGATGAGGTTTTTGTCACCAATGGTGAAGGAGAAATTTTTCAATGTCGTATTGCGCATATCGGAAAAAAAGAAATTGCGGCACAGATTGAAAACGTGAGTAAAGGAAAAGATGAAAAAAACAAACTTCATATTGCCATTGCTCCAACCAAAAACATCGATCGTTTCGAATGGTTTTTAGAAAAATCGGTTGAACTGGGAATAGGAAAAATAACCCCGCTGATTTGCGACCGTTCCGAGCGAAAAGAGGTTAGAACTGACCGACTCAATAAAATTCTTCTGGCGGCCATGAAACAATCCAATCATACGCATTTACCCTTGCTGTGCGAAGCTGTTTCGTTTAAACTATTGATGGCTGAAATTCCGGAACAAGAGCGATGGATTGCACATTGTGCAGAGGGAGAAAAAAATCATCTGTACGATGGATTAAATGTTCAGCAAAACACCTTGGTGATGATAGGTCCGGAAGGAGATTTTTCGGCACGCGAAATTGAGCAGGCATTTCAACATCACTTTAAACCCGTTTCATTGGGAGAATCGCGCTTGCGGACGGAAACGGCAGGGGTGGCTGTGGCTGCTATGTTTGCCTTGAAAAGGGATCTGCTAAAAGCGAACCACTAA
- a CDS encoding caspase family protein, translating to MPCIIATSSGNDISDTMKQQLALITILVTFFSFTLQAQVDLITQSRMNGAITKIEYSPQGNYIASVNEGDNAIRVWDVRSGKIIGSLFGHESKIRALAFVPSGDRIISADKSGTIISWDLNTWIPSDSSSAGEEINCLRVINQQQFVIGTAKGNLVYKNISDLKTTQSIACGKSEISDLTIHPNNTQLAIIVKGKEIQVYDAGGKKLQVIPCKDPIHSLLYGSDAQLITAGAEGKLALWDIKSKKKTAEISAHGGQINTMAIRKDFSYLATAGSDKSLKIWKAGDLSVEKIIEESAGTPIGALSFSPDGTSLATSGFKKNMITGIAKSENTIRIFNLNTGKVYKELKGSVKPVITFSFFPNDNKIAILHEDQELSFWDFDLGEKTGSFTLPDAKREYYPSADKVKDNAVGTINSGVNTAQDIMNGNFQLNKKKTAKTVGLATQKNLDKIIDFDPVILFSSKGNFMVTQLPKDEIRVYQIIDGKPVYRFYLKHRLQKVNAIAISPDENFVVCGGIGDEYVTVCDLKTGEFSGSFYYNIPNQTAAISEILDVSFSPDGKLFAAVFNTGKLFVSDFGKRSVIFENLLPVNLSALQGGFVNFSRDAKYILYNSVDGFRKLSIAGFTDEIAASIHLKGRILPMYDPQDFAVSKTKDGISVFNILNGNTVDIPCPTREITNVGISSGGRIAISFKSGEIRIFNVENGKNIATMVTEGDNAIIKTSDNFYKVNKEGYSLVTFRVGKNAYPFEQFDLFFNRPSRVLEALGSSNKNLVKLYESAYEKRLQKNGQQSQILSISNLPGIEITNRAEIGLSTKEKSIRIAVKAQASHSKITGLQFRVNNVPVFGIQGIRFAARNSIDTTVVIPLLSGTNEIRVASYAADGTESLNEAFQIEADYKASSNLYLVTIGTSAYKDKKFSLKYAAKDAKDMAAAFGASGGFSSVKTKSLTDAEVTKKNILALKDFLLQADVNDVVMIFVAGHGVLDKNFNYFYAPFTMDFNNPAKEGISYDLLESLLNGLKAIRKILIMDTCHSGELEKEDVQGSTSNNANVESGDVEFRAVGEGAEYKDAQMAGASKMVKELFADLRKGTGAIAISSAGGTEYAMESETWKNGLFTYCLLEGLKSKKADLNSDGTITLQEVQKYVVEQVSNISSGKQVPTTRVDNFMLDFPLWK from the coding sequence ATGCCTTGCATCATTGCAACATCATCCGGGAACGATATCTCTGATACCATGAAACAACAACTTGCCCTTATCACCATTCTGGTGACGTTTTTTTCTTTTACGCTTCAAGCTCAGGTGGATTTGATTACCCAATCGCGGATGAATGGGGCCATTACTAAAATTGAATATTCGCCGCAGGGAAATTATATTGCATCGGTGAATGAGGGCGACAATGCCATTCGGGTTTGGGATGTTAGAAGCGGAAAAATTATCGGTTCTTTATTTGGACATGAAAGTAAAATCCGTGCCCTTGCCTTTGTCCCCTCAGGCGACCGCATTATTAGCGCCGATAAATCCGGAACCATTATATCGTGGGATTTGAATACCTGGATTCCTTCAGACAGCAGCTCTGCCGGTGAAGAAATTAATTGTTTAAGGGTGATCAATCAACAACAATTTGTAATTGGAACTGCTAAGGGAAATCTGGTTTATAAAAACATCAGTGATTTAAAAACAACACAATCGATTGCCTGTGGTAAAAGCGAAATCAGCGATTTAACCATTCATCCGAACAATACGCAACTAGCAATTATTGTTAAGGGAAAAGAAATACAGGTTTATGATGCCGGCGGAAAAAAACTGCAAGTTATCCCATGTAAAGATCCCATCCATTCTCTCCTGTACGGAAGTGATGCGCAACTGATAACAGCCGGAGCCGAAGGAAAATTGGCTTTATGGGATATTAAATCCAAAAAGAAAACAGCAGAAATCAGCGCACATGGCGGACAAATAAACACCATGGCGATACGGAAAGACTTTAGCTATTTAGCCACTGCAGGAAGCGATAAATCGTTAAAAATCTGGAAAGCGGGCGATTTATCTGTAGAAAAAATAATAGAAGAATCTGCCGGAACACCTATTGGAGCATTGAGTTTTAGTCCCGACGGCACCTCACTGGCCACATCGGGTTTTAAGAAAAACATGATTACCGGTATTGCTAAAAGTGAAAACACCATTCGCATTTTTAATCTCAATACAGGTAAAGTTTACAAAGAATTAAAGGGTAGTGTTAAACCTGTAATTACGTTTAGCTTTTTTCCGAACGACAATAAAATTGCCATATTACATGAAGACCAGGAATTAAGTTTCTGGGATTTTGATCTGGGCGAAAAAACCGGATCCTTCACTCTACCCGATGCAAAACGCGAATATTATCCTTCGGCCGATAAAGTGAAAGATAATGCAGTGGGAACCATTAATTCCGGTGTAAATACTGCACAGGATATAATGAATGGAAACTTCCAGCTGAATAAGAAAAAAACGGCAAAAACGGTGGGACTGGCCACCCAAAAAAATCTCGATAAAATCATCGATTTTGATCCTGTGATTTTATTTTCCTCGAAAGGTAATTTTATGGTTACCCAATTGCCCAAAGATGAAATTCGCGTTTATCAGATCATTGATGGAAAACCTGTTTATCGTTTTTATCTGAAACATCGCTTACAAAAAGTCAACGCCATTGCCATTTCTCCGGATGAAAATTTTGTAGTGTGTGGTGGAATTGGTGATGAATATGTAACCGTGTGCGATTTAAAAACGGGAGAATTCAGCGGCTCATTTTATTACAACATCCCCAATCAAACAGCTGCTATTTCAGAAATCCTTGACGTGAGTTTTAGTCCCGACGGAAAACTTTTTGCTGCTGTTTTTAACACCGGAAAACTTTTTGTTTCGGACTTCGGTAAGCGTTCGGTGATTTTCGAAAATCTTCTTCCCGTTAACCTATCTGCCTTACAAGGCGGATTTGTGAATTTCAGCAGAGATGCCAAATACATTTTATATAATTCGGTAGATGGTTTTCGCAAACTTTCCATTGCCGGATTTACCGATGAGATTGCAGCCAGCATTCATTTAAAAGGCCGGATTCTCCCCATGTACGATCCGCAGGATTTTGCCGTGAGCAAGACCAAAGATGGTATTTCCGTGTTCAATATTCTCAACGGAAACACAGTGGATATTCCCTGCCCTACCCGCGAAATCACCAATGTAGGTATCAGCTCCGGCGGTAGAATCGCCATCAGTTTTAAATCGGGAGAGATCCGGATTTTTAATGTGGAGAATGGGAAAAATATTGCCACGATGGTGACCGAGGGCGATAATGCCATTATTAAAACTTCCGACAACTTTTACAAGGTGAACAAGGAAGGTTATTCGCTGGTGACCTTCCGTGTGGGAAAAAATGCCTATCCCTTTGAGCAATTCGATTTATTTTTTAACCGTCCCTCCCGCGTTTTGGAAGCGTTGGGTTCATCCAATAAAAACCTGGTGAAACTTTATGAATCGGCCTATGAAAAAAGGCTGCAAAAAAACGGTCAGCAAAGCCAGATTTTGTCCATTTCCAACTTACCGGGCATCGAAATCACGAACCGTGCGGAGATCGGATTAAGCACAAAGGAAAAAAGCATCCGTATCGCCGTAAAAGCCCAGGCCAGTCATTCGAAAATTACGGGACTTCAATTCCGTGTTAACAATGTTCCGGTTTTTGGCATTCAGGGTATTCGTTTTGCTGCCCGAAATTCGATAGATACAACAGTTGTCATACCCCTTTTAAGCGGAACCAATGAAATCCGTGTTGCCAGTTATGCTGCCGACGGGACAGAAAGCTTAAATGAGGCTTTTCAAATAGAAGCGGATTATAAAGCCAGCAGCAATTTGTATTTGGTTACCATTGGGACATCGGCTTACAAGGACAAAAAATTCTCTTTAAAATATGCCGCCAAAGATGCCAAAGATATGGCCGCCGCATTTGGAGCTTCAGGCGGATTTAGCAGTGTAAAAACCAAGTCGCTCACCGATGCTGAAGTAACGAAGAAAAACATTCTTGCATTAAAAGATTTTCTCCTGCAGGCGGATGTCAACGACGTGGTGATGATCTTTGTTGCGGGTCACGGTGTGCTCGACAAAAACTTCAATTATTTCTACGCTCCTTTTACGATGGATTTTAATAATCCCGCCAAAGAAGGCATCTCTTATGATTTACTGGAAAGCCTGCTCAACGGTTTAAAAGCCATCCGTAAAATTCTGATTATGGATACCTGTCACAGTGGTGAATTGGAAAAAGAAGATGTTCAAGGTTCAACCTCCAACAATGCAAACGTGGAAAGCGGCGATGTTGAGTTCCGTGCCGTGGGTGAGGGTGCTGAATACAAGGACGCTCAAATGGCAGGTGCCAGTAAAATGGTGAAGGAATTATTTGCCGATTTACGCAAAGGAACGGGTGCAATTGCTATTTCAAGTGCCGGTGGAACTGAATATGCCATGGAATCGGAAACCTGGAAAAACGGATTGTTTACCTATTGCCTTTTGGAAGGATTAAAATCGAAAAAGGCCGACCTCAACAGCGATGGAACCATCACCTTACAGGAGGTGCAAAAATACGTTGTAGAACAGGTCAGCAACATCAGTTCCGGAAAGCAGGTTCCCACCACCCGTGTGGATAATTTTATGCTGGATTTTCCATTGTGGAAATAG
- a CDS encoding rod shape-determining protein MreD, producing MIGEIILNIIRFVFLLLLQGLVLNNINLGPYFQPYIYILFIIALPFETPLWLLIPLGFVYGLFMDSFTNTLGLHTSACVFLAWVRPRILRLYSPREGYDFNMQPHLQSLGFTWFAYYAGTMILLHHTVFFFLEAFRFDGFFHTLLRIVASGALSLLVMTIAQLLNFRATNR from the coding sequence ATGATCGGAGAAATTATACTCAATATTATCCGCTTTGTTTTTCTGCTACTGCTTCAGGGACTGGTATTGAACAACATCAATCTTGGTCCTTATTTTCAACCGTATATTTATATTCTCTTCATCATTGCCCTTCCTTTTGAAACGCCTTTATGGTTGTTAATTCCACTCGGATTTGTTTACGGATTATTCATGGATTCATTTACAAATACATTGGGACTACACACCTCTGCCTGCGTTTTTCTTGCATGGGTTCGTCCGCGTATTCTCCGCCTCTATTCACCACGTGAAGGCTATGATTTTAACATGCAACCTCATTTACAATCCTTAGGTTTTACCTGGTTTGCTTATTATGCGGGGACCATGATTCTACTTCATCATACGGTCTTTTTCTTTCTTGAAGCATTTCGTTTCGACGGATTTTTTCACACGCTCTTGCGAATTGTTGCTAGTGGAGCGCTCAGTCTGCTGGTAATGACAATTGCTCAATTATTGAATTTTCGAGCCACTAACCGTTAA
- the yidD gene encoding membrane protein insertion efficiency factor YidD produces the protein MKYIFIGLVRFYQMAISPLTGPTCRHTPTCSGYTIEAIREWGAFRGVWLGMKRLSKCHPWGTHGHDPVPQRKKGQWKF, from the coding sequence ATGAAATATATTTTCATTGGATTGGTTCGTTTTTATCAAATGGCAATTTCGCCTTTGACGGGTCCAACCTGCCGGCACACGCCCACTTGTTCGGGTTACACCATTGAAGCAATTCGCGAATGGGGTGCTTTTCGCGGTGTTTGGCTTGGGATGAAACGACTATCTAAATGTCACCCTTGGGGAACACATGGTCATGATCCGGTTCCTCAGCGTAAAAAAGGTCAATGGAAATTTTAA
- a CDS encoding rod shape-determining protein: MGLFDFFTQEIAIDLGTANTLIIHNDKVVVDEPSIVAVDRSTNKIIGVGRKAQMMHGKTHENIKTIRPLKDGVIADFHAAEHMIREMIKMIHPKKRLFNPSLRMVICIPSGITEVEKRAVRDSAEHAGAKEVYLIHEPMAAAIGIGIDVEEPMGNMIIDIGGGTSEIAVIALGGIVCDKSIRVAGDEFTSDIEEYMRRQHNILVGERTAERIKIEVGAALPELEDGPEDYAVSGRDLMTGIPKEITVSYSEIAHALDKSISKVEEAILSALEMTPPELSADIYKTGIYLAGGGALLRGLDKRISMKTKLPVHIADDPLRAVARGTGIALKNIDRFQFLIRD; this comes from the coding sequence ATGGGGCTTTTTGATTTTTTTACGCAAGAGATTGCGATTGACTTAGGAACGGCGAATACGCTGATTATACATAACGACAAAGTAGTAGTGGATGAACCCTCCATTGTTGCGGTTGATCGTTCCACCAATAAAATTATTGGCGTTGGACGTAAAGCGCAAATGATGCACGGTAAGACCCACGAAAACATCAAAACGATTCGTCCCCTGAAAGACGGTGTAATTGCCGACTTCCATGCTGCGGAGCACATGATTCGTGAGATGATAAAAATGATTCACCCGAAGAAGCGATTGTTTAATCCTTCTCTTCGAATGGTGATTTGTATTCCGAGTGGTATTACCGAAGTAGAAAAACGTGCAGTACGCGACAGTGCGGAACATGCCGGAGCTAAAGAAGTTTACCTCATTCACGAACCGATGGCTGCTGCTATTGGTATTGGAATTGACGTAGAAGAACCGATGGGTAATATGATTATCGACATCGGAGGTGGTACTTCTGAGATTGCGGTAATTGCATTGGGCGGAATTGTTTGTGATAAATCCATTCGTGTTGCCGGTGATGAATTCACTTCCGACATTGAAGAATACATGCGTCGCCAGCACAACATTCTGGTTGGTGAACGTACTGCAGAGCGTATTAAAATTGAAGTCGGCGCTGCATTACCCGAACTAGAGGATGGTCCCGAAGACTATGCCGTAAGCGGAAGAGACTTAATGACCGGTATTCCGAAAGAAATTACCGTATCCTACAGCGAGATTGCGCATGCGTTGGATAAATCCATTTCGAAAGTGGAAGAAGCGATTTTAAGCGCATTGGAAATGACGCCACCTGAATTATCGGCCGATATTTACAAAACCGGTATTTACCTTGCCGGTGGTGGTGCATTATTACGCGGTTTGGACAAACGTATTTCGATGAAGACGAAATTACCGGTTCACATTGCAGATGATCCACTCCGTGCCGTTGCGCGTGGTACAGGTATTGCGCTTAAAAACATCGACCGCTTCCAGTTTCTTATCCGCGATTAA
- the hemB gene encoding porphobilinogen synthase, whose amino-acid sequence MLIRPRRNRKSEVVRSMVRETRLELDNLIYPLFLVDGKNKKSEIKSLPGNFRLSGDLILKEIETCMNLGLNSFILFPAVEDSLKDKTATYSYSKKNFYLKTIAEIKKRFPECVLISDVAMDPYSSDGHDGLVKNDRIVNDETLPILAKMAIAQAEAGIDMVGPSDMMDGRVGYIRESLDDEGFSEVSIMSYTAKYASAFYGPFRDALDSAPKKGDKKTYQMDPSNKREALKEAMLDESEGADFLMVKPALNYLDIIHLLHEQSTLPIAAYHVSGECAMLTAACKNGWLDYKKAMPETLLSIRRAGADAILTYFAKDYALLINGKLK is encoded by the coding sequence ATGTTAATACGCCCAAGAAGAAATCGTAAGAGTGAAGTGGTTCGCTCTATGGTACGTGAAACCAGACTTGAATTGGATAATTTAATTTATCCGTTGTTTTTAGTGGATGGTAAAAACAAAAAATCTGAGATAAAATCCTTGCCCGGCAATTTCAGGTTATCCGGAGATTTAATTCTGAAGGAGATTGAAACATGCATGAACCTTGGTTTAAATTCTTTTATTCTTTTTCCTGCAGTTGAGGATAGTTTAAAAGATAAAACGGCGACTTACAGTTACAGCAAAAAGAATTTTTATCTGAAGACCATTGCAGAAATAAAAAAACGCTTTCCGGAATGCGTATTGATTTCAGATGTGGCCATGGATCCCTATTCGAGTGATGGTCATGATGGTCTTGTAAAAAACGATCGCATTGTAAATGACGAAACGCTTCCGATTCTGGCAAAGATGGCAATAGCACAAGCAGAAGCCGGCATTGATATGGTTGGTCCGAGCGACATGATGGATGGTCGCGTAGGATACATTCGTGAAAGTCTGGACGACGAAGGTTTTTCTGAAGTCTCCATTATGAGCTACACCGCAAAATACGCCTCAGCCTTTTATGGTCCCTTCCGCGATGCCCTGGATTCAGCTCCCAAAAAAGGAGATAAAAAGACCTACCAAATGGATCCTTCCAATAAACGTGAGGCTTTAAAAGAAGCGATGCTTGATGAAAGCGAAGGCGCTGATTTTTTAATGGTAAAACCTGCGTTGAATTATCTGGACATTATTCATCTTCTTCATGAACAAAGCACATTACCCATTGCTGCCTATCATGTAAGTGGTGAATGTGCCATGCTAACTGCCGCATGTAAAAATGGATGGCTCGATTATAAAAAAGCAATGCCCGAAACCCTACTGAGTATTCGTCGCGCCGGTGCCGATGCCATTCTCACTTATTTTGCGAAAGATTACGCTTTACTTATCAACGGAAAACTGAAATAA
- a CDS encoding DinB family protein: MRPDTDEYPGYYEPFIGLVKTSEIVAELRESGDQIVEFLSSISEEQGNYNYAPDKWSIKAVILHMIDTERIYTYRALRFARNDSEELPGFDENQFANNSFAEKRSMETIIAEFKAVRNSTIALFENLDSSTLTKKGKANGHLISVRAIAHILAGHALHHCNIIRERYL, from the coding sequence ATGCGTCCCGATACCGATGAATATCCCGGATACTACGAACCGTTTATTGGTCTTGTAAAAACCAGCGAGATTGTTGCCGAGCTGCGGGAATCGGGCGATCAGATTGTTGAATTTTTAAGTTCGATTTCCGAAGAGCAAGGCAATTACAACTACGCGCCAGATAAGTGGAGCATTAAAGCAGTAATCCTGCACATGATTGACACGGAACGTATTTACACTTACCGTGCATTGCGCTTTGCGAGAAATGATTCCGAAGAATTGCCAGGTTTTGATGAAAATCAATTTGCCAATAATTCCTTCGCGGAAAAACGCAGTATGGAAACTATCATTGCCGAATTTAAAGCCGTTCGAAATTCTACCATTGCACTTTTTGAAAATCTGGATTCTTCTACACTTACTAAAAAAGGTAAGGCTAACGGACATTTAATTTCTGTCCGGGCCATTGCTCATATACTTGCCGGACATGCCTTGCATCATTGCAACATCATCCGGGAACGATATCTCTGA
- the purH gene encoding bifunctional phosphoribosylaminoimidazolecarboxamide formyltransferase/IMP cyclohydrolase: MADKKIKSALISVFYKDGLDDIVKELHKNGVIIYSTGGTQDFIEKLGIPVVAVEDLTSYPSILGGRVKTLHPKVFGGILGRRENDGDLAQLEQYEIPEIDLVIVDLYPFEETVASGAGELDIIEKIDIGGISLIRAAAKNFKDVVIVSSRDLYPDFLQLLQSKNGSTSLEDRRKYMAYAFHISSHYDTAIFNHFNTGFDFLKISVDQSQVLRYGENPHQKGSFYGQLNALFDQLNGKELSYNNLLDVDAAVNLMDDLDNGQPAFAILKHNNACGAAIRSTLFDAWTAALAGDPVSAFGGILIANQEIDIATASEIDKLFFEVLIAPSFSEDAMQVLKGKKNRILLRRKKTQMPKQLVRTALNGFLVQDKDQIRDKKEDYKLATTKAPTSAELNDLEFAGVLVKHTKSNTIVLAKNNTLLASGTGQTSRVDSLRQAIAKAQAFGFSLEGAVMASDAFFPFPDCVEIAKNAGITAVVQPGGSIKDQESVDYCNKNGMAMVMTGVRHFKH; this comes from the coding sequence ATGGCCGATAAAAAGATTAAAAGTGCTCTGATTTCCGTTTTTTACAAGGACGGACTCGATGATATTGTAAAGGAACTTCACAAAAATGGTGTTATCATCTACTCTACCGGTGGTACGCAGGATTTTATTGAAAAATTGGGTATTCCCGTTGTTGCGGTAGAGGATTTAACTTCCTATCCTTCCATTTTGGGCGGACGTGTAAAAACCCTTCACCCGAAAGTTTTTGGAGGGATTTTGGGTCGACGTGAAAACGACGGTGACCTTGCACAGCTGGAGCAATATGAAATTCCTGAGATCGACCTGGTGATTGTGGATTTATATCCCTTCGAAGAAACCGTTGCATCGGGTGCCGGGGAATTGGACATCATTGAGAAAATCGATATAGGCGGAATTTCCCTGATTCGTGCCGCAGCCAAAAATTTTAAGGATGTGGTGATTGTTTCGTCCAGAGATTTATATCCCGATTTTTTACAATTACTTCAGTCGAAAAACGGCAGTACTTCATTGGAAGACCGCAGAAAATACATGGCTTACGCCTTTCATATTTCATCGCATTACGACACGGCTATTTTCAACCATTTCAATACCGGTTTCGATTTTCTGAAGATTAGTGTTGACCAATCGCAAGTTTTGCGCTATGGTGAAAACCCGCATCAAAAAGGCAGTTTTTATGGTCAACTTAATGCTCTTTTTGATCAGCTCAACGGCAAGGAATTATCCTACAACAATCTGTTGGATGTAGATGCAGCTGTGAATCTGATGGACGATCTGGATAATGGACAACCTGCATTCGCTATTTTAAAACACAATAATGCCTGTGGAGCAGCCATCCGCTCTACCCTGTTCGATGCCTGGACTGCAGCCCTTGCGGGTGATCCGGTTTCTGCTTTTGGCGGAATATTGATTGCCAATCAGGAAATCGACATTGCTACAGCGAGTGAAATTGACAAGTTGTTTTTTGAAGTCCTGATTGCTCCTTCTTTTTCGGAAGATGCCATGCAGGTATTAAAAGGCAAAAAGAACCGCATTTTATTGCGCCGTAAAAAAACACAGATGCCAAAACAATTGGTTCGTACTGCTTTAAATGGCTTTCTGGTACAGGATAAGGACCAAATCCGCGATAAAAAAGAGGATTATAAACTGGCCACTACCAAAGCTCCAACATCTGCCGAATTGAATGATTTGGAGTTTGCGGGTGTATTGGTAAAACATACCAAATCCAACACCATTGTATTGGCAAAAAACAACACACTTCTTGCCAGCGGTACGGGTCAAACGAGTCGTGTTGACTCTCTCCGCCAGGCCATTGCAAAAGCACAGGCCTTTGGTTTTTCACTAGAGGGAGCTGTAATGGCAAGTGATGCTTTTTTCCCTTTCCCTGATTGCGTAGAAATTGCAAAAAATGCCGGTATCACCGCTGTGGTACAACCTGGTGGATCGATTAAGGATCAGGAATCGGTGGATTATTGCAACAAGAATGGAATGGCGATGGTAATGACCGGTGTTCGTCACTTTAAACACTAA